One Nycticebus coucang isolate mNycCou1 chromosome 7, mNycCou1.pri, whole genome shotgun sequence genomic window, GGCGCTAGAGATGAAGTAGACCTTGATCACAGAGATGGTGAAGCCACACACAAAGGAGAAGACCACCAGCTGGATGCACAGCCCCGTGGTCATGATAACGTGGTAGCGCAGGGGGTGGCAGATGGCCACGTAGCGGTCGTAGGCCATGGAGGCCAGGAGCACACACTCTGCGCACACCAGGGAGCTGAAGAAGTACAGCTGCGTCATGCACCCAATAAAAGAGATGCGTTTCCGCTGAAGGAGGAGGCCGTCCAGCATCTTGGGCATGATGTCACACACGCACCAGATCTCCAAGGACGACATGGAGCTCAGAAAGTGGTACATGGGCCTGTGGAGGGAGGGGCTGGCCCAGACCGTGAGGATGATGGCCAGGTTCTCCACCAGGATGAAGAGGTAGgcgagcaggaggaggaggaagagcgtGTACTGCAGCTCGGGTGCGGTGGGGAAGCCCAGCAGCACGAATGTGCTCACCTTGGTGATGTTCTCCCCCCTCATTGCTCTGTGCTGGGGAGCGGCAGGCCTGCAAGACAGCCAAGAGCAAGAGAGGAGGGCTGCAGGGcagctggggagggagagagtggACCCAGTCTCAGGAGAGTTGTGCCCAAAGATGGGACAGTGGTCCCCATCTCCTAAGGGCTAAAGTGGGGAAGTCCTGTGTGCCTGCCTTAGACAGGAcagtgaggagggaaggaggacgAGGGCGCGCCCAGGAGCAGGTGTTCAGGGTACAGGAAGGAAGGCCATGTGCAGGGCTCCTGGAGCAGCCGCATGGGAGTGGTCCTCCGTTCCATCGTGGGGGTTGGGGTCTGCTCAGACAGAAGAGCACCCCGTGGGTTCCCCAGCTGCCAGAGCATCCACTCCTACCACACCTCAGGTGCACACACTGTGATGAAGcttacttaatttttctgagaGCATTAAGAGAGGGTGAGGCTGGCCTCTGATCTCTCTGGTGGGACACTCAGAGCCTGGCAGGTCCCTATGGGGAAGGCTGTGAGCACCTCCTCCTGGAGGGAGGGAGCGGGAACAGCTCACGAACATGCACACTCCTACCTGTGCTCACACACCCTTGTATACCTGGGCAAGCACACTCATGAGCACACACACCCTCACTTATCCTTACACACATGTATAGACACACATATaccacacacgcgcacacacgcaAACACCCAGCAAAGACACTCATGCACACTAACACTCGTGTTCACCCACCTTCACACACATGCGAACACACGTGCACACTCCCTGGGAGACGCCTGCCTTTCTGGCTGAGGAAGACCACCGTGGTGGCCAGGCAGTCAGCTGGAGTGTGGGGAAACCGAGGTGCAGAGGCAGCAGGAAACACAGCCCTGAGCCCAGACGGCGGGCCTGGAGATGCAGGGAAGGGCCCAGAAGTGGGAGGAGATGAGGTGGGGAGGAGATTGGGGTCGGGGGGTGAGCCAAGCACATGTTGGTGAGGGGACCTCGGTGGTGCCTGAGGCATCAGGGGGCTTcacagggagagggggaaggtTGGGTTGGGTGGCATGGGTCTGGGAGCCAGACCCTCCATCCTGGTAGTAGTGGGCTAAGCCAAGGGGCAGACAGGGAATGGGCGCAGTGGGGAGggggcttgtctggaaaattgATCAAAACTGAATCCAAACATGGGACAGGGCTGACTCCAATGTCCTGACTTGAACGTCTCTGTGGGAACACGCTGGCAAAGACAAATGCTAACACAACCAGAGAGCCAGAGGGGAAGGAAGCGTCCGATGGCACCGACTTGCTGTCCTGGGCCTCCTGAGGTGTCGGGTCCAGGCAACAGGATGGAGAGGTGGAGCTCTGAGTCCAGAGCATCAGCCAGTCCATGGACCATGGAGCCTCGAGATCCAAGTGGCCATGGACATAGAACCCTTGTGGCAGACCTGGTGGCCCTCAGGCCAGTGGGCCTCCGCTGGTGGGTCGGGCCACTGGGAAGAACCACAGACTCAGCTGCGCAGCTGGGCATGCAGAGAGGCTCTGGGGAGAGGGCTGCAGGCCCCCAGAGACCAGGCGGGCAGCGAGGGGGAGCCTGGTCTCTCTTCTCACCTGATGGTTTACGGGAGTGAATGGCGACTTCAGgcagctcatggctgggaaagcGGCACTGGCACCAAGGCTGCCGGTCCAGCAGTTGAGTCAAGTAGGCAGCAGGGAAGGGGTGAGTGGGAGCAGAGATGTGTCCATTTCTCATGAAATACCCACAGTGACACTGGCCCGGGGTGGAGTCGTCAGGCCAGGGCCTTCTCACAGAGCCACACTCATGGCAGGACCACATGGACTTGCCCACCAGTCCCCCGCCTGTGGCCTCTGGCCCGGTGGTCCTGCGCCGGCCTCTCTGGTGCCCACCAGCCCGCAGCACTCCGCAGGCTCTAGCCGCCCCCGCACCATTCCAGCACAGCCCACCTGGGCAGCCAGAGCTGCTAGTCTCCTGCCTTCCTGGAATGACACCCGGGCCCGTCACCCTGACGAAGGAGAAATGAGTCTTACACTTGTTAGTGATGCTGACAAAGCAGCAGGCAGCTGTAGAAGAATTCCTCCtccaaagataaaaacaaacttTACACTGAGATAAAATAAcctggaaaagcaaaagaaaaaaaaagactcttaacTACTAATAATACCTGCGTTTCTAACATCTATAGCCATGACTATGTAGCTGATAGGGAGCTGAAGGGAAAAAGGTGTCAAAGAGTTGGGGAAAAACTGTTCCCCGGAACTCAGCATTCCACGCCTTGGGACACCTGAGTCCTCCCTGGCAGTTAAAGATCCTTCTTCTAAATTGTTGGTAAAAGTGTCTGTCTgttttaatttcctattttcctgcAACAACTGcagcagatggctgacccaggtCTTGGCTCAGGACACTGGAAATGGATGAGAAGTGCAAGGGGTCTGCTGGGCAGCTTCAGGGCTGGGTGTGGGGCAGGGTGGCTGCTGTACAGGCCTGCCCTTGATGGAAGAGTTCTGGGAAGAGAAAGAATCTTCTAGAAAGGAAgtgcccagggccaggtttgccCTTGGAAGCTGGTCTGTACTCCCGCCCTGCAGGATGAGCATTCTGCCAGAACCCTCTGCTGTGACTGTCCTGTGCCTTAACATGCCCTGTGCATTTCTGCCCTGGGACCCACTTCAGGAGCACTTGCCCTGCCCCATGTCCCTTTAAAGCAAACAGAGAACCTGCTGCCACCAAAGGGGACTCCGGGGCTGGTCCCGGGTGTTCCCTCTCTGGACACCACCGGGAATGACTGTGTCCTCTTCCCAGCTGAGTGTTCACAGGAGCTTCAAAGTCCACAAGAAGGGACTCTGGTGGCCCCAGGGGTCCTGGGAAGGCCCCCACGTGTGGACTGGGTTCGCCTGAGGGTTTCTGGTTCTCTTGCTTTTACCCCAAGACAGTAGAGACCTCTCCAGATTCGAGTCAATCATTTGGACAGAAGAAGTGACCACTACTGAGCTGGCCAGTTAAATAAAAGGGTCTTCATTTACAAATTCAGGCCCTTGCAGCTCTATCACCTGAACTTTG contains:
- the LOC128590493 gene encoding olfactory receptor 6B2-like, whose amino-acid sequence is MRGENITKVSTFVLLGFPTAPELQYTLFLLLLLAYLFILVENLAIILTVWASPSLHRPMYHFLSSMSSLEIWCVCDIMPKMLDGLLLQRKRISFIGCMTQLYFFSSLVCAECVLLASMAYDRYVAICHPLRYHVIMTTGLCIQLVVFSFVCGFTISVIKVYFISSATFCGSNVLNHFFCDVSPILKLACTDFSTAELVDFILAFIILVFSLLATVLSYGHITLAVLHIPSATGRWRAFSTCASHLTVVTIFYMSMMFMYVRPRAIDTRSSNKLISAVYTVLTPILNPLIYCLRNKEFKDALKKALGWGQTSQDN